A single region of the Zonotrichia albicollis isolate bZonAlb1 chromosome 16, bZonAlb1.hap1, whole genome shotgun sequence genome encodes:
- the LOC102073210 gene encoding noggin-2, with the protein MTAIRALLLCLCLGLPAGGQPFLRLRPSPSDNLPVKDIVEHPDPEYDPKEQDLDERTLRKKLGSHFDPGFMAVAVPGPANASGAAAAAGRGRAALPAELRRLELGPPRGPRLRLGKKARRKVLQWLWAHTHCPVFYAWKDLGVRFWPRYIKEGNCLAEKSCSLPEGMFCKPVKSVTKTFLRWHCQGWSSQKYCTWIPVQYPLISECKCSC; encoded by the coding sequence ATGACGGCGATCCGGgcgctgctgctctgcctctgcctgggGCTGCCGGCGGGCGGGCAGCCCTTCCTGCGCCTGCGACCCTCGCCCAGCGACAACCTGCCCGTCAAGGACATCGTGGAGCACCCGGACCCCGAGTACGACCCCAAGGAGCAGGACCTGGACGAGAGGACGCTGAGGAAGAAGCTGGGCAGCCATTTCGACCCCGGCTTCATGGCCGTGGCCGTGCCGGGGCCGGCCAACGCCTCGggcgccgcggcggcggcggggcgggggcgggcggcgctgccggccgagctgcggcggctGGAGCTGGGGCCGCCCCGGGGCCCGCGCCTGCGGCTGGGCAAGAAGGCGCGGCGGAAGGTGCTGCAGTGGCTCTGGGCGCACACCCACTGCCCCGTCTTCTACGCCtggaaggacctgggggtgcgcTTCTGGCCGCGCTACATCAAGGAGGGCAACTGCCTGGCCGAGAAGTCCTGCTCGCTGCCCGAGGGCATGTTCTGCAAGCCCGTCAAGTCGGTCACCAAGACCTTCctgcgctggcactgccagggctggtcCAGTCAGAAGTACTGCACCTGGATCCCCGTGCAGTACCCGCTCATCTCCGAGTGCAAGTGCTCCTGCTAA